One window of the Bacillus sp. 2205SS5-2 genome contains the following:
- the mutS gene encoding DNA mismatch repair protein MutS, translated as MANYTPMIQQYLQVKAEYQDAFLFFRLGDFYEMFFDDAISASQELEITLTSRDGGSEDRIPMCGVPHHAAPNYIEQLISKGYKVAICEQTEDPKHAKGVVRREVVQLITPGTVMEGKGLSDKENNYIASISNFEDDSFGLIYTDLSTGESRVTTLSSVSDELINELNTIGAKEVVCDGNLAIEWQQTLKERLSITLSFEADTQMKERDTPFFQQLSQEKQIITSARLLNYLHRTQKRSLDHLQPVNVYRVSQFLKMDFYSKRNLELTETIRSKGKKGSLLWLLDETMTAMGGRLLKQWIDRPLVAQADIEKRLNLVDMFIQRFFEREELRDLLTEVYDLERLAGRVAFGNVNARDLVQLKKSLQQIPGIAQLLQQLGEEDTNDLSAKLDPCEELTDLLEQSIVDNPPLSLKDGNMIRDGYNEELDQYRDASSNGKTWIAQLQASERERTGIKSLKIGYNRVFGYYIEVTKANIPLLEEGRYERKQTLTNAERYITPELKEKEALILQAEEKSGELEYELFTEIREIVKEYIPRLQKVAKTVSEIDVLQCFAVVSEKRQYVKPKFNSERRVVIEGGRHPVVEKVMKAQEYVPNDCDMNPERELLLITGPNMSGKSTYMRQVALTSILAQIGCYVPASSASLPIFDQIFTRIGAADDLISGQSTFMVEMLEAKNAVSHATENSLILFDEIGRGTSTYDGMALAQAIIEYIHQNIGCKTLFSTHYHELTVLEEELHSLKNVHVSAMEHNGKLVFLHKIKDGAADKSYGIHVAELAELPASLIQRAKELLEQFEEKEEIVVTPTKRIDKVEEPLSQLSFFDRDIEEEPKAKKPTKKEFTIMTEIKELDILEMTPLQAMNTLYDLQKKIKKA; from the coding sequence ATGGCCAATTACACGCCTATGATACAACAATATTTACAAGTAAAGGCAGAGTATCAGGATGCCTTTTTGTTTTTCCGTTTAGGAGATTTTTATGAAATGTTTTTTGATGATGCGATCTCTGCGTCTCAAGAACTTGAGATTACGTTAACGAGTCGAGACGGCGGGTCAGAAGATCGTATTCCGATGTGCGGGGTTCCCCACCATGCGGCTCCTAATTATATAGAACAATTGATTAGCAAGGGCTATAAAGTAGCTATTTGTGAACAAACGGAGGATCCGAAACACGCTAAAGGGGTCGTCAGAAGAGAAGTAGTCCAACTGATTACACCTGGCACCGTGATGGAAGGCAAAGGATTATCTGATAAAGAAAATAACTATATCGCTTCTATTTCTAATTTTGAAGACGATAGTTTTGGACTTATTTACACGGATTTATCGACCGGAGAGAGTCGTGTGACCACTTTATCTTCTGTAAGCGATGAATTGATCAATGAACTGAATACCATCGGTGCAAAAGAAGTTGTTTGTGATGGAAATCTTGCAATAGAATGGCAGCAAACACTAAAAGAAAGACTTTCTATCACCTTATCTTTTGAAGCAGATACCCAAATGAAAGAAAGAGATACACCTTTTTTTCAACAACTATCTCAAGAAAAGCAAATTATCACCTCGGCACGATTATTAAATTACTTGCATCGTACGCAAAAGCGCAGTTTAGATCATTTACAGCCTGTTAATGTGTATAGGGTATCCCAATTTTTAAAAATGGATTTCTATTCAAAACGTAATCTAGAGTTAACGGAGACGATTCGTTCGAAAGGGAAAAAAGGATCGCTTCTCTGGTTGCTTGATGAAACCATGACAGCGATGGGTGGAAGACTGTTAAAACAGTGGATTGATCGTCCACTCGTTGCCCAAGCTGATATTGAAAAACGATTGAACTTAGTCGATATGTTTATTCAGCGCTTTTTTGAGCGGGAAGAATTACGAGATTTGTTAACAGAAGTGTATGATTTAGAACGCTTAGCTGGTCGAGTGGCCTTTGGGAATGTCAATGCACGAGATCTAGTTCAGCTAAAAAAATCACTTCAACAAATTCCAGGTATCGCTCAGCTTCTTCAGCAGCTAGGAGAAGAAGATACGAATGATTTATCGGCAAAACTTGATCCATGCGAAGAGTTAACCGATCTTCTTGAACAAAGCATTGTCGACAATCCACCACTTTCTTTGAAGGATGGCAATATGATTCGGGACGGATATAACGAAGAACTAGATCAATACCGCGATGCGAGTTCAAATGGAAAAACGTGGATTGCTCAATTACAAGCAAGCGAACGAGAACGAACGGGGATTAAGTCACTAAAGATCGGCTATAATCGCGTGTTTGGATACTATATTGAAGTGACAAAAGCCAATATTCCGTTACTTGAAGAGGGACGATATGAACGTAAGCAAACGTTAACGAATGCAGAACGATACATTACGCCTGAACTGAAAGAAAAAGAAGCGTTAATTTTACAAGCTGAAGAAAAAAGTGGCGAACTTGAATATGAGTTGTTTACAGAAATACGTGAAATCGTCAAAGAGTATATCCCTCGTCTTCAGAAAGTGGCCAAAACAGTTAGTGAGATTGATGTATTGCAATGTTTTGCTGTTGTAAGTGAAAAGCGTCAATATGTAAAACCTAAATTTAATTCAGAGCGTCGAGTCGTTATAGAAGGCGGTCGTCATCCGGTAGTTGAAAAGGTAATGAAAGCGCAAGAATACGTACCAAATGATTGTGATATGAATCCTGAACGTGAGCTTCTGTTGATTACAGGACCGAATATGTCCGGAAAAAGCACCTATATGCGACAAGTCGCACTAACGTCCATTTTGGCGCAGATTGGCTGCTATGTTCCTGCATCAAGTGCTTCTTTACCCATCTTCGATCAAATTTTCACTCGAATTGGAGCTGCAGATGATTTAATATCTGGCCAAAGTACCTTTATGGTGGAAATGCTGGAAGCGAAAAATGCCGTTAGTCATGCAACCGAAAATTCTTTGATCCTATTTGATGAAATTGGGCGTGGAACCTCTACGTACGACGGAATGGCCCTTGCTCAAGCGATCATTGAGTATATTCATCAAAATATCGGGTGTAAAACGTTATTTTCAACGCATTATCATGAATTAACGGTTTTAGAAGAAGAGTTGCACTCGTTGAAGAATGTCCATGTTAGTGCGATGGAGCATAATGGGAAACTAGTTTTTCTTCATAAAATCAAAGACGGTGCGGCAGATAAGAGTTACGGAATTCATGTCGCTGAATTAGCCGAGCTTCCTGCTTCGTTAATTCAACGGGCAAAAGAATTGTTAGAGCAGTTTGAGGAAAAGGAAGAAATCGTCGTAACACCGACCAAACGGATTGACAAAGTCGAAGAGCCGCTTTCTCAGCTCTCGTTTTTTGATCGTGATATCGAAGAAGAACCGAAAGCAAAGAAGCCCACAAAAAAAGAATTTACTATTATGACCGAAATCAAAGAATTAGACATTCTAGAGATGACACCGCTACAAGCGATGAACACGCTTTATGATCTTCAAAAGAAAATAAAAAAAGCCTAA
- the mutL gene encoding DNA mismatch repair endonuclease MutL, translated as MGKIVQLDDILSNKIAAGEVVERPASVVKELVENSIDANSTKIEIFVEEAGLNVIRIVDNGDGIEEEDVLTAFQRHATSKIKDENDLFRIRTLGFRGEALPSIASVSMLELATSTGEGPGTTIKLAGGKLTMHEKSSSRKGTDITISGLFYNTPARLKYMKTIHTELGNITDVVNRLALSHPEVAIILRHNERLLLQSNGNGDVRQVLAAIYGMNIAKKMSPIEANSLDFQVKGFVSLPEITRASRNYLSTMINGRFIKNYSLAKAISEGYHTLLPIGRYPIALLSIQMDPLLVDVNVHPSKMEVRLSKEQELNALVTDAIKKAFKTMELIPSGYVPKVEKPKSEQETLELDHLNTEETAKKRSFPSSYQKEQLLPKEEMKKIYEYEPLKNDPFTVTEKEQVEEDFFFQGSSQEDGEELDLEDPKESAPEGTPASRVPPLYPIGQMHGTYILAQNEKGLYLIDQHAAQERIKYEFFREKVGEVANELQELLVPYTFEYSSDESIKIQEHLEELKKVGVFLEPFGMNAFIVQSHPQWLPKGDEEQLIQEMIQQLLSMKSVNIKKLREEAAILMSCKGSIKANHHLRNDEIQALLDTLRESSDPFTCPHGRPIIVHYSTYEMEKMFKRVM; from the coding sequence ATGGGGAAAATTGTTCAATTAGATGATATATTGTCCAATAAAATTGCCGCTGGGGAAGTAGTCGAGCGTCCGGCTTCGGTCGTGAAAGAGCTCGTAGAAAATAGTATTGACGCTAATTCGACCAAAATTGAGATTTTTGTTGAGGAAGCAGGACTTAATGTGATTCGGATCGTCGATAATGGAGACGGTATTGAAGAGGAAGATGTCCTCACTGCGTTTCAACGGCATGCGACGAGTAAAATTAAGGATGAAAATGATTTATTCCGAATTCGCACACTCGGTTTTCGCGGAGAGGCTTTGCCGAGTATTGCCTCTGTCAGTATGCTTGAATTAGCGACTTCCACCGGTGAAGGGCCAGGGACGACAATCAAATTAGCGGGTGGAAAGTTGACAATGCATGAAAAGAGTTCAAGTCGAAAAGGGACGGATATTACCATTTCAGGTCTATTTTATAATACTCCTGCTCGCCTCAAATATATGAAGACGATTCATACTGAACTTGGCAATATCACGGACGTCGTGAACCGATTGGCGCTTTCTCATCCAGAGGTGGCCATTATCCTTCGGCATAATGAACGGTTATTGCTGCAATCGAATGGTAATGGTGATGTCCGTCAAGTGCTTGCGGCTATTTATGGGATGAATATTGCGAAGAAAATGAGTCCAATCGAGGCCAATTCCTTGGATTTTCAGGTTAAAGGATTTGTGTCGCTTCCAGAGATTACTCGAGCTTCGCGGAATTATTTGTCGACGATGATAAATGGGCGTTTTATTAAAAATTACTCATTAGCGAAAGCCATTAGTGAAGGCTATCATACTTTGCTGCCGATTGGCCGGTATCCGATTGCCTTATTATCCATTCAAATGGACCCTTTACTGGTCGACGTGAATGTTCACCCTTCTAAAATGGAAGTCCGTTTAAGCAAAGAACAGGAATTAAATGCCTTAGTAACAGATGCCATAAAGAAAGCCTTTAAAACGATGGAATTAATTCCTTCGGGCTATGTTCCGAAAGTGGAAAAGCCAAAAAGTGAACAAGAAACACTTGAACTGGATCATCTTAATACAGAAGAAACAGCGAAAAAGCGGTCTTTTCCTTCTAGCTATCAAAAAGAACAGTTATTGCCAAAAGAAGAAATGAAAAAGATTTACGAATATGAACCACTGAAAAACGATCCTTTTACCGTCACTGAAAAAGAACAGGTAGAGGAGGATTTCTTCTTTCAAGGATCTTCTCAGGAGGACGGTGAGGAATTGGATTTGGAGGATCCAAAAGAGTCAGCGCCAGAAGGAACACCAGCTTCTCGCGTTCCTCCGCTGTATCCGATTGGTCAAATGCATGGAACGTATATTTTAGCACAAAATGAAAAAGGCTTGTATTTGATTGATCAACATGCAGCACAAGAGCGAATTAAATATGAGTTTTTTAGAGAAAAAGTCGGGGAAGTCGCAAATGAACTACAAGAATTACTTGTTCCTTATACTTTTGAATACTCCTCTGATGAAAGCATAAAAATTCAAGAGCATTTAGAAGAATTAAAAAAGGTGGGTGTCTTTTTAGAGCCGTTTGGGATGAATGCCTTCATCGTTCAATCCCATCCACAATGGCTACCAAAAGGGGATGAGGAACAGCTGATTCAAGAGATGATTCAGCAGCTTCTCTCGATGAAGTCGGTCAATATTAAGAAACTGCGAGAAGAAGCGGCAATTTTGATGAGTTGTAAAGGATCTATTAAAGCCAATCACCA